From one Spiroplasma endosymbiont of Lasioglossum villosulum genomic stretch:
- the serS gene encoding serine--tRNA ligase: protein MIDIEKIRNNLEKTINKIETRGQSYKNEINKIFNLDLEIRILKTKNQKLEETRNKQSKQIGELLKNKKNDQIKKIKDDMIILKEKIIKNNLKIVDLENKIYELQLVIPNIPHFSVPQGNDETNNQEVRKWGKIIKKNSKPHWEIAEKLNIIDFSKATKLSGTRFIMYKNKGALLVRALMNFMIDSHLKNGYSEFLPPLIINKENLFGTGQLPKFKDDLFQLNNEQYLIPTAEVPLTNIYRNEIINFSELPIKMCAYTPCFRSEVGSAGRDTRGIIRLHQFNKVELVQIVDPEKSYDALEELTKNAELILQKLDIPYRVINLCSGDIGFSAAKTYDLELWLPSQMCYREVSSCSNCEDFQARRMETRVSQDNKKVVPHTLNGSGLAIDRVVAAILENFYVEEDNVVNIPIILQPYMNNLKTI from the coding sequence ATGATTGATATAGAAAAAATACGTAATAATTTGGAAAAAACTATTAATAAAATAGAAACAAGGGGCCAAAGTTATAAAAATGAAATAAATAAAATTTTTAATTTAGATTTAGAAATAAGAATTTTAAAAACAAAAAATCAAAAATTAGAAGAAACAAGAAATAAGCAATCTAAACAAATTGGTGAATTATTAAAAAATAAAAAAAATGATCAAATAAAAAAAATTAAAGATGATATGATTATTTTAAAAGAAAAAATTATAAAAAATAATTTAAAAATTGTAGATTTAGAAAATAAAATATATGAATTACAATTAGTAATTCCTAATATACCACATTTTTCAGTTCCACAAGGAAACGATGAAACTAATAATCAAGAAGTTAGAAAATGAGGGAAAATTATTAAAAAAAATAGTAAACCACACTGAGAAATTGCTGAAAAATTAAATATAATTGATTTTTCAAAAGCAACTAAATTAAGTGGTACTAGATTTATTATGTATAAAAATAAAGGTGCTTTATTAGTTAGAGCATTAATGAATTTTATGATTGATTCTCATTTAAAAAATGGTTATTCTGAATTTTTACCACCATTAATTATTAATAAAGAAAACTTATTTGGTACAGGGCAACTTCCTAAATTTAAAGATGATTTATTTCAATTAAATAATGAACAGTATTTAATTCCAACAGCAGAAGTTCCTTTAACAAATATTTATCGCAATGAAATTATTAATTTTTCTGAATTACCAATAAAAATGTGCGCTTATACACCATGTTTTCGTTCAGAAGTTGGTTCTGCTGGTAGAGATACAAGAGGAATAATTAGGTTACATCAATTTAATAAAGTAGAATTAGTTCAAATTGTTGATCCTGAAAAATCTTATGATGCCCTTGAAGAGTTAACTAAAAATGCTGAATTAATTTTACAAAAATTAGATATTCCTTATAGAGTTATTAATTTATGTAGTGGTGATATTGGTTTTAGTGCTGCTAAAACTTATGATTTAGAATTATGATTACCTTCTCAAATGTGTTATCGTGAGGTTTCTTCATGTAGTAATTGTGAAGATTTTCAAGCAAGAAGAATGGAAACTAGAGTTAGTCAAGATAATAAGAAAGTAGTTCCACATACACTAAATGGATCAGGATTAGCTATTGATCGAGTTGTTGCAGCAATTTTAGAAAATTTTTATGTTGAAGAAGATAATGTTGTAAATATACCTATTATTTTGCAACCTTATATGAATAATTTAAAAACTATTTAA